A single window of Nicotiana tomentosiformis chromosome 1, ASM39032v3, whole genome shotgun sequence DNA harbors:
- the LOC104106519 gene encoding uncharacterized protein gives MDDLNGDFFALLVDESCDVSRKEQLAIVMRYVNRCGSVVEHFIGIVHVRNTTALCLKKAIVDYLAQHSLSLSYVRGQCYDGASNMQGDLRGLKTLIQQESKSAYSIHYFAHQLQLTLVAVSKKFLEVGELVLLVSNVLNIVEGSFKRMNDLRESQAEKVQEALDMGKLETGRGLNQELGLVRAVDTRWGSHYKSFKNFISMFGSIINVLDTIVVDARTLEERAKAKGYLSTCQTFEVAFMLHLMRDILGITNELNTSLQKKEQDLANAILLVEVAKRRSRRKVADYTILHHYRVDIFFKIIDWQVQELNARFNEVTTNLLVGVACLNPVDSFSSFDINKILRMAKLYPDDFDENITVTLKNQLETYIVDVRDVDERFSNLQGLVDLSETLVKTKKHLNYPFVFRLVKFALLLPVATATVERTFSAMKLIKSELRNRMNDEFMSGCLVPYVERKIFNIISDETIMNMFQEMKTRRGQL, from the exons ATGGACGATCTAAATGGAGATTTTTTTGCATTGCTAGTTGATGAATCATGTGATGTATCACGCAAAGAGCAATTAGCTATTGTCATGCGATATGTTAATAGATGTGGATCTGTGGTGGAGCATTTTATTGGGATCGTTCATGTTCGTAATACTACTGCTTTGTGTTTAAAGAAAGCAATTGTTGATTACCTTGCTCAACATTCTTTGAGTTTATCTTATGTGCGTGGACAGTGCTATGATGGAGCAAGCAACATGCAAGGGGATTTACGTGGCCTCAAAACTTTGATTCAACAAGAAAGTAAATCTGCTTATTCCATTCATTATTTTGCACACCAACTTCAATTGACTCTTGTTGCGGTATCCAAAAAGTTTCTTGAAGTGGGAGAACTTGTATTGTTGGTTTCTAATGTATTGAATATAGTGGAAGGTTCTTTTAAACGTATGAATGATCTTCGAGAATCTCAAGCAGAAAAAGTTCAAGAGGCATTAGACATGGGTAAACTTGAAACTGGTAGGGGTTTGAATCAAGAACTTGGTCTTGTTAGAGCTGTAGATACTCGTTGGGGTTCGCACTACAAATCTTTTAAGAACTTTATTTCTATGTTTGGCTCAATTATTAATGTTCTTGATACTATCGTTGTTGATGCCCGGACTTTAGAAGAAAGAGCTAAGGCAAAGGGATATCTTAGCACTTGTCAAACATTTGAGGTTGCTTTCATGTTGCACCTAATGAGAGATATTTTGGGGATCACAAATGAGCTTAATACATCCTTACAaaaaaaggagcaagatcttgCAAATGCTATTCTACTTGTTGAAGTGGCAAAGAGACG ATCTCGACGTAAAGTTGCTGATTATACCATTTTACATCACTATCGTGTTGATATATTTTTTAAGATTATTGATTGGCAAGTTCAAGAACTCAATGCTCGTTTTAATGAGGTGACAACGAATTTGCTTGTTGGAGTAGCTTGCTTAAATCCAGTTGACTCATTTTCCAGTTTTGACATAAATAAGATATTGAGGATGGCTAAATTATATCCTGATGATTTTGATGAGAATATAACGGTTACACTCAAGAATCAGCTTGAAACTTATATTGTTGATGTTCGTGATGTTGATGAAAGGTTCTCAAATCTACAAGGACTTGTTGATCTTTCTGAAACACTAGTTAAGACAAAGAAGCATTTGAATTATCCATTTGTGTTTCGCCTTGTGAAATTTGCTTTGCTTCTACCTGTTGCCACTGCTACCGTTGAAAGAACTTTTTCGGCGATGAAGTTGATCAAGAGTGAATTGCGAAACCGAATGAATGACGAATTCATGAGCGGTTGTTTGGTACCTTAtgtagaaagaaaaatatttaacatCATTTCTGATGAGACTATTATGAATATGTTTCAGGAAATGAAAACTCGTAGAGGACAGttgtaa